The following are encoded in a window of Impatiens glandulifera chromosome 5, dImpGla2.1, whole genome shotgun sequence genomic DNA:
- the LOC124940240 gene encoding protein Jade-1 isoform X1 gives MSFAMENKIQALPPLKRFRFMLQNQHHNESNPIISSSFSLPAKKRKESRDLNPAPITTLSLPGKKRVWAFQPDLVNPDEPFLNLDLNAPPPNEEKLPYPYKPVDSSIQISKIIGESEEEEDDGIECAVCKSTDGDPTDPIVFCDGCNLMVHTTCYGSPLINGIPDGDWFCAQCCNKQMSPVSCCLCPIKGGAMKPTTVDGKWAHLVCSLFVPEVFFTDPVGREGIDCSKVPKRRWEKNCRCYLCGSSSGCAIECSEPRCELAFHVTCGLNEELCIEYKEGINNGGVVGAFCKDHTKLWEEQQKTGKFKIVAREK, from the exons atgtCTTTCGCCATGGAAAACAAGATCCAAGCTTTACCCCCTCTCAAAAGATTCAGATTCATGCTACAAAACCAACACCACAATGAATCAAACCCCAtcatttcttcttccttttctctTCCAgccaaaaagagaaaagaatCCAGAGATTTAAACCCTGCTCCCATTACCACTCTCTCTTTACCCGGTAAGAAAAGGGTTTGGGCTTTTCAACCCGATTTGGTTAACCCAGATGAACCCTTTCTCAATCTCGATCTCAACGCTCCACCCCCAAATGAAGAAAAACTGCCTTACCCATATAAACCTGTAGACAGTTCAATTCAAATCTCCAAAATTATTGGAGAAtctgaggaagaagaagatgatggtaTTGAATGTGCTGTCTGCAAGAGCACAGACGGAGATCCAACGGATCCAATCGTCTTCTGTGATGGATGTAATCTAATGGTTCATACTACTTGCTATGGATCTCCATTGATCAACGGCATTCCAGATGGAGATTGGTTTTGCGCCCAATGCTGTAATAAACAAATGTCACCTGTTTCTTGCTGTCTTTGTCCCATCAAAGGAGGGGCCATGAAGCCAACAACGGTCGATGGAAAGTGGGCTCACTTG GTATGTTCTCTCTTTGTTCCCGAAGTGTTCTTCACAGATCCAGTGGGCAGAGAGGGAATTGATTGTTCTAAGGTTCCGAAAAGGAGATGGGAAAAGAACTGTCGATGTTATTTGTGTGGATCTTCAAGTGGGTGTGCTATAGAATGTTCAGAACCAAGATGTGAGTTGGCTTTTCATGTGACATGTGGATTGAATGAAGAACTTTGTATTGAATACAAAGAAGGGATAAACAATGGAGGTGTTGTTGGGGCCTTCTGTAAAGATCATACTAAGCTTTGGGAAGAG CAACAGAAGACTGGAAAGTTCAAGATTGTTGCTAGAGAGAAATGA
- the LOC124937937 gene encoding mitogen-activated protein kinase 15-like, whose product MQQDQRKKGLKEGDFFTEYGEANRYKILEVIGKGSYGVVCAAIDTHTGEKVAIKKINDIFEHISDALRILREIKLLRLLRHPDIVEIKCIMLPPSRREFKDIYVVFELMESDLHQVIKANDDLTLDHHRFFLYQMLRALKFMHTANVYHRDLKPKNILANANCKLKICDFGLARVAFNDAPTTTCWTDYVATRWYRAPELCGSFFAKYTPAIDIWSIGCIFAELLTGKPLFPGKSVVHQLDLMTDLLGTPSADTINGVRNEKARKYLIGMRKKQPVAFTEKFQNADPLALKLLQRLLGFDPKDRPTAEEALRDPYFKGLAKVEREPCCHPISKLEFEFERRRLTKDDIRELIFKEILEYHPQMLKDYMAGNDGPNFLYPSAVGQFRKQFAYLEENNGKNGPVIPPERKHVSLPRSTVNLSANMAPLTYSNNRQGSEEMYNVGIRVNDTTIPENIIRPSRPPPRVPAAKPGRVVGPVVPYTNDHPAETRIFIYNGGVNPSSQPIVNKEKPRSEVNNNIKMMMMPVVKEKEQLQPRTTSYGLVSKPAVVLHTNNIGMNKDPYYHQQQASKVSLLNDQIALNARLLHEQSQFSASAVAVTAAHHREFGLS is encoded by the exons ATGCAGCAAGATCAGAGAAAAAAG GGTCTAAAAGAGGGGGATTTCTTCACAGAATATGGTGAAGCGAATCGATATAAAATTCTGGAAGTGATAGGGAAAGGAAGCTATGGAGTTGTATGTGCAGCTATTGACACACACACAGGAGAAAAAGTtgcaattaagaaaataaatgacaTTTTCGAGCACATCTCTGATGCACTCAGAATCTTGCGTGAGATAAAGTTGCTTAGGCTATTGAGACATCCTGATATTGTTGAAATCAAGTGTATAATGCTTCCACCGTCTAGAAGAGAATTCAAGGACATTTATGTTGTTTTTGAACTTATGGAATCTGACCTTCATCAGGTCATCAAAGCTAATGACGATTTGACTCTTGATCACCATCGATTCTTCTTGTACCAGATGTTAAGAGCACTTAAATTTATGCATACAGCAAATGTATATCATCGAGATCTCAAACCCAAAAATATATTGGCAAATGCAAATTGTAAACTCAAAATCTGTGATTTTGGGTTGGCGAGAGTTGCATTTAACGATGCACCAACGACAACATGTTGGACG GATTATGTAGCTACAAGATGGTATAGAGCTCCTGAGCTATGCGGGTCATTCTTCGCAAAG TATACGCCCGCCATTGATATCTGGAGTATCGGTTGCATATTTGCTGAATTACTAACAGGGAAACCATTATTTCCTGGAAAAAGTGTTGTTCATCAGTTGGACTTAATGACCGATCTTCTTGGGACACCATCTGCAGACACAATAAACGGA GTTCGAAATGAGAAGGCGAGAAAATACTTGATAGGTATGAGGAAGAAGCAACCTGTTGCATTCACAGAGAAATTTCAAAATGCAGACCCATTAGCACTTAAGTTATTGCAAAGATTATTAGGATTTGACCCAAAAGATAGGCCTACTGCAGAGGAGGCACTGCGTGATCCATATTTCAAGGGTCTAGCGAAAGTAGAGAGGGAACCTTGTTGTCACCCAATCTCCAAGTTAGAGTTTGAGTTTGAGAGACGACGCTTGACAAAGGATGATATAAGAGAGTTAATATTCAAAGAGATACTAGAATATCATCCTCAAATGCTCAAGGATTACATGGCAGGCAATGATGGCCCCAATTTCCTCTATCCTAG TGCTGTAGGGCAATTCAGAAAGCAGTTTGCCTATCTGGAGGAAAACAATGGTAAAAACGGGCCTGTCATCCCGCCAGAAAGGAAGCATGTCTCACTCCCTCG GTCCACAGTTAACTTGAGTGCTAATATGGCACCATTAACTTATAGTAATAATAGGCAAGGTTCAGAAGAAATGTACAATGTCGGCATTAGAGTTAACGACACAACAATTCCAGAGAACATTATCAGACCATCGCGCCCACCACCTAGGGTCCCTGCAG CGAAACCCGGGAGAGTTGTCGGGCCAGTTGTACCTTACACAAATGATCATCCAGCAGAGACTCGGATATTTATTTACAATGGAGGAGTAAATCCATCATCTCAGCCAATAGTTAATAAAGAAAAACCCAGATCAGAagttaataataacattaagatgatgatgatgcctGTTGTTAAAGAGAAAGAGCAACTACAACCTCGAACAACATCATATGGCTTGGTCTCGAAACCAGCAGTAGTTTTGCATACCAACAACATTGGAATGAACAAAGATCCATACTATCACCAGCAGCAAGCTTCGAAAGTAAGCCTACTAAACGATCAAATCGCACTGAACGCCAGATTATTGCACGAGCAGTCTCAGTTCAGTGCGTCGGCTGTTGCTGTGACAGCAGCTCACCACAGGGAGTTTGGATTGTCTTAG
- the LOC124940240 gene encoding protein Jade-1 isoform X2, producing the protein MSFAMENKIQALPPLKRFRFMLQNQHHNESNPIISSSFSLPAKKRKESRDLNPAPITTLSLPGKKRVWAFQPDLVNPDEPFLNLDLNAPPPNEEKLPYPYKPVDSSIQISKIIGESEEEEDDGIECAVCKSTDGDPTDPIVFCDGCNLMVHTTCYGSPLINGIPDGDWFCAQCCNKQMSPVSCCLCPIKGGAMKPTTVDGKWAHLVCSLFVPEVFFTDPVGREGIDCSKVPKRRWEKNCRCYLCGSSSGCAIECSEPRCELAFHVTCGLNEELCIEYKEGINNGGVVGAFCKDHTKLWEEKTGKFKIVAREK; encoded by the exons atgtCTTTCGCCATGGAAAACAAGATCCAAGCTTTACCCCCTCTCAAAAGATTCAGATTCATGCTACAAAACCAACACCACAATGAATCAAACCCCAtcatttcttcttccttttctctTCCAgccaaaaagagaaaagaatCCAGAGATTTAAACCCTGCTCCCATTACCACTCTCTCTTTACCCGGTAAGAAAAGGGTTTGGGCTTTTCAACCCGATTTGGTTAACCCAGATGAACCCTTTCTCAATCTCGATCTCAACGCTCCACCCCCAAATGAAGAAAAACTGCCTTACCCATATAAACCTGTAGACAGTTCAATTCAAATCTCCAAAATTATTGGAGAAtctgaggaagaagaagatgatggtaTTGAATGTGCTGTCTGCAAGAGCACAGACGGAGATCCAACGGATCCAATCGTCTTCTGTGATGGATGTAATCTAATGGTTCATACTACTTGCTATGGATCTCCATTGATCAACGGCATTCCAGATGGAGATTGGTTTTGCGCCCAATGCTGTAATAAACAAATGTCACCTGTTTCTTGCTGTCTTTGTCCCATCAAAGGAGGGGCCATGAAGCCAACAACGGTCGATGGAAAGTGGGCTCACTTG GTATGTTCTCTCTTTGTTCCCGAAGTGTTCTTCACAGATCCAGTGGGCAGAGAGGGAATTGATTGTTCTAAGGTTCCGAAAAGGAGATGGGAAAAGAACTGTCGATGTTATTTGTGTGGATCTTCAAGTGGGTGTGCTATAGAATGTTCAGAACCAAGATGTGAGTTGGCTTTTCATGTGACATGTGGATTGAATGAAGAACTTTGTATTGAATACAAAGAAGGGATAAACAATGGAGGTGTTGTTGGGGCCTTCTGTAAAGATCATACTAAGCTTTGGGAAGAG AAGACTGGAAAGTTCAAGATTGTTGCTAGAGAGAAATGA